The Puntigrus tetrazona isolate hp1 unplaced genomic scaffold, ASM1883169v1 S000000401, whole genome shotgun sequence genome includes a window with the following:
- the gdnfa gene encoding glial cell line-derived neurotrophic factor: MKLWDILATCLLLLSSVSSRPVFHKLQPPKRDPALDPVVDSQPETARQKRASVEEQYDVNGLYPEQFESVMDFIEATIGRLRRSSDFDADSQTKRDRGRQKGAANAERSGRGRAERKRSRGRGRKDSRDDRVKGQGRGCLLKEIHLNVTDLGLGYRTKEELIFRYCSGPCFDAETNYDKILNNLTHNKKLDKETPSRTCCRPVAFDDDISFLDDSLEYHTLKKHSARKCACV; this comes from the exons ATGAAGTTATGGGACATTCTAGCCACGTGTTTGTTGCTCCTGAGCTCCGTGTCATCACGCCCCGTCTTCCACAAGCTGCAGCCACCCAAAAGAGACCCCGCTCTGGACCCCGTCGTCGACTCCCAGCCTGAAACCGCGCGCCAAAAACGAGCCTCCGTGGAGGAGCAAT ATGACGTGAACGGTCTTTATCCGGAGCAGTTCGAGAGCGTGATGGACTTCATCGAAGCCACCATCGGCCGACTGCGCAGGTCCTCCGACTTCGACGCAGACTCGCAAACCAAGCGGGACCGGGGCCGCCAGAAAGGAGCAGCGAACGCCGAGCGGAGCGGCCGGGGCCGAGCGGAGCGCAAGAGGAGCCGCGGGCGAGGCCGCAAGGACAGCCGAGACGacagggtcaaaggtcaaggcCGCGGGTGTCTGCTGAAGGAGATCCACCTCAACGTCACAGACCTGGGCTTGGGCTACAGGACCAAAGAGGAGCTGATCTTCCGCTACTGCAGCGGCCCGTGTTTCGACGCCGAGACCAACTACGACAAGATCCTCAACAACCTCACCCACAACAAGAAGCTGGACAAAGAGACGCCGTCTCGGACTTGCTGCCGGCCCGTCGCCTTCGACGACGACATCTCGTTTCTGGACGACAGCTTGGAATACCACACTCTGAAGAAGCACTCGGCCAGGAAGTGCGCTTGCGTTTGA